A window of Variovorax paradoxus EPS genomic DNA:
ATCTTCCAGCTCACGCTGATCATGCGGCTGGTGCGCGCCGAGATGCTCGAGGTGCTGCGCACCGACTACATCAAGTTCGCACGCGCACGCGGCCTCTCCAATCGCGCCATCCATTTCGGCCACGCCCTCAAGAACACGCTGGTGCCGGTGATGACCATCACCGGCCTGCAGCTCGGCGGCCTGATCGCCTTCGCCATCATCACCGAGTCGGTGTTCCAGTGGCCCGGCATGGGCCTCCTGTTCATCCAGGCCGTGACCTTCGCCGACATCCCGGTGATGGCCGCCTACCTGTGCCTCATCGCGCTGATCTTCGTGGTGATCAACCTCGTGGTCGACCTGCTGTATTTCGTGGTCGATCCGCGTCTGCGCGTGGGCAAGGCGGGAGGGCATTGACCATGGCAGCAGCCACAGAAGCGGCGACGACAACGGCAGTCCCCCGCCTCAAGGCGTCGGGGCGGGCCTTCGCGAACATTGCGAGCTTCTACCCCGAGCTCACGGCTTTCCGCCGCGACCTGCACGCGCACCCTGAGCTCGGCTTCGAAGAGATCTACACGGCAGGCCGCGTGCGCGAGGCGCTGCGTGCTTGCGGCGTCGACGAGATCCACGAAGGCATCGGCAAGACCGGCGTGGTCGGTGTGATCCGCGGCAAGTCGACCGCGAGCGGCCGCATGATCGGCCTGCGCGCCGACATGGACGCGCTCCCCATGCGCGAGGACAACAGCTTCGGCTGGCGCTCCGCCCATGACGGCCTCATGCACGGCTGCGGCCATGACGGCCACACCGCCATGCTGGTCGGCGCCGCGCGCTACCTCGCCGAGACGCGCGATTTCGACGGCACCGCCGTGCTGATCTTCCAGCCCGGCGAAGAGGGCTTCGCCGGCGCGCGCGTGATGATCGAGGATGGCCTGTTCGACCGCTTCCCGGTCCATGCGGTTTATGCGATGCACAACTGGCCCGCGATGCCCGCCGGCACCGTCGGCATCAACCGCGGCGCGATGATGGCCGCGGCCGATCGCATCACCATCGAGATCAAGGGCAAGGGCGGCCACGGCGCGCACGCCTACCAGACCATCGACCCGGTGGTGGTCGCCGCGCACATCATCACCGCCGCCCAGACCATCGTCTCGCGCAGCGTGCGCCCCATCGATGCGGCCGTCGTCAGCATCTGCGCAGTGCAGGCGGGCGACCTCGGCGCGATGAGCGTGATCCCGGGCGAGGCCACGCTGGTCGGCACCGTGCGCACCTTCAGCGCGCGGGTGCAGGCCCAGGTCGAGCAGCGCCTGACCGAGCTGTGCACGGCGATTGCCGGCGGCTTCGGCGCCACCGCCACCATCAAGTACGAGCGCATCTACCCGGCCACCATCAACACCGCTCCCGAGGCGATGTTCGCGGCCGACGTGGCCGAGTCGCTGGTCGGTGCCAAGAATGTCGAGCGCAGCATGGAGCCCAGCATGGGCGCCGAGGACTTCTCCTTCATGCTGCAGAAAAAGGCGGGCGCCTACCTGCGCATCGGCCAGGACGTGCGCGAGGGCGCCTTCCTGCATAACAGCCGCTACGACTTCAACGACGAGATCCTGCCGCTCGGCGCCGCGCTGCATGCCGGCCTGATCGAGCAGGGCATGCCGCTTGCCGCTATCCGCAGCACGCAGCCAGGGAAAGCAGCCGCCACCGCGGCGTCGTGATGTGTTCGATTTCAACCCGAGGAGTGTCTCCATGAGTTTCAAGAAGAAAGCGGCCGCGGTCGCCGTCCTGTGCGCCCTGGGCGCCGTCAGCCTGGTCGCGAGCGCGCAGACCATCCGCATCGCGAACCAGGGCGACGCGCTGTCGCTCGACCCGCACTCGCTCAACGAGTCGCTGCAGTTGAGCGTCACCGCCAACGTCTATGAAACCCTCGTGGGTCGCAACAAGGACCTGAGCCTTGCACCGCTCCTGGCCACCAGCTGGAAGCAGACCTCGCCGAACGTCTGGCGCTTCGAACTGCGCAAGGGCGTGGTGTTCCACGACGGCACGCCGTTCACCGCCGACGACGTGGTGTTCAGCTTCGCGCGCGCCCAGGGCGACGGCTCCGACATGCGCGCCACGCTCAGCGACATCAAGGCCGTGCGCAAGGTCGGCGACCTCGCCGTCGAAATCGAAACCAACGGCCCGTTCCCGATCCTGCCCGACGTGATCTCGCTCACCATGATCATGAGCAAGAAATGGTGCGAGGAAAACCAGGCCACCAAGCCGGTCGACCGCCGCAAGGGCATCGAGAACACCGCCTCGTTCAAGGCCAACGGCACCGGCCCGTTCCGCGTGCGCGAGCGCCAGCCGAACGTGCGCACCGTGTTCACGCGCAACGGCACCTACTGGGGCAAGATCGACGGCAACGCGCAGGAGATCGTCTTCACGCCCATCGCCAACCCCGCCACCCGCGTGGCCGCGCTGGTCTCGGGCGAAGTCGACGTGATGGAGCCGGTGCCCGTGCAGGACATCGCGCGCATCAACGCCGCGCCCAACGCCCGCGTCATCACCGGCCCCGAAATGCGCACCATCTTCCTTGGCATGGACCAGAAGCGCGACGAGCTGCTGTACTCCAACATCAAGGGCAAGAACCCGTTCAAGGACAAGCGCGTTCGCCAGGCCTTCTACCAGGCCATCGACATCGTCGGCATCCAGCGCACCGTGATGCGCGGCGCCTCCAAGCCCACGGGCCTCTTGGTCGGCCCCGGCATCAACGGCTGGACCGCCGAGCAGGACAAGCGCCTGCCCTTCGACGTCGAAGCCGCCAAGAAGCTCATGGCCGAAGCCGGCTATGCGAGCGGCTTCGAAGTGACGATGAACTGCCCGAACGACCGCTACGTGAACGACGGCCAGATCTGCCAGAGCGTGGCCGCCAACCTCGCCAAGATCAACGTCAAGATCAACCTGGCCGCCGAGACCAAGGGCACCTACTTCCCCAAGATCCTGCGCCGCGACACCAGCTTCTACATGCTGGGCTGGACCCCCACCACCTACGACTCGCACAACGCGCTGAGCTCGCTCACCGCCTGTCCGGACGACAAGGGCACGGGCCAGTTCAACCTGGGTGCGTACTGCAATCCCAAGCTGGACGAGCTGACCAAGAAGATCCAGTCCGAGAGCGACAAGGCCAAGCGCAACGAGCTCATCAAGGAAGCCTTCAAGCTGCATGCGGACGACATCGGTACGCTGCCGCTGCATCAGCAGTCGCTGGCCTGGGGCGTGAGCAAGAAGGTCGAGCTGGTGCAACTGGCCGACAACTTCATGTACTTCAAGTGGATGAGCGTCAAGCCGTGATCCTGCTGGCCGCTCCTTCGGCGGCCTGACCATGGGCCCGCTTCTTGCGGGCCCATTCCTTTTTTTTCCTCACGATGAAAAAAACCCTTGCTCGCTGGCTCGACAGCGACGTCGGCTACAGCTTCCGGACTTCCCCGGTGGCGATGGCGGCGGCACTGATCGCGGTGGTCTGCCTTTTCTGCGCCGCGTTCGCCGGATGGGTGTCGCCGCACAACCCCTTCGACCTCGCCACGCTCGAACTCGGTGATGCCCGCCTGCCGCCCGCATGGAGCGCCGAAGGTTCTTCCAAATATCTGCTCGGCACCGATGACCAGGGCCGCGACATTCTCTCGGCCGTTATCTACGGCGCGCGCATCTCGATGATCGTGGGCATCGTCTCGGTGGTGCTGTCGGTCGTCGTCGGCGTGGTGTTCGGCCTTCTGGCCGGCTTTCTCGGCGGCTGGCTCGATTCGTTCCTCATGCGCGTGTGCGACGTGATGCTGTCGTTCCCGCCCATCCTGGTCGCGCTGCTCATCGCCGGCGTCGGCCGCGCGCTCTTTCCGGGCGCGCACGAGTCGCTCGCTTTCGGCGTGTTGATCATTTCGATCTCGCTCACGGGCTGGGTCCAGTACGCACGCACGGTGCGCGGCTCCACGCTGGTGGAGCGCAACAAGGAGTACGTGCAGGCCGCGCGCGTCACCGGCGTCGCGCCGATCCGCATCATGCTGCGCCATGTGCTGCCCAACGTGATGGGGCCGGTGATGGTGCTGGCCACCATCCAGGTCGCGACCGCGATCATCACCGAGGCCACGCTCTCGTTCCTGGGTGTCGGCGTGCCGCCGACCTCGCCCTCGCTGGGCACGCTCATCAGCATCGGCAACCAATACCTGTTTTCGGGCGAGTGGTGGATCACGGTGTTCCCTGGCCTGATGCTGGTGCTCATTGCACTCAGCGTGAACCTGCTGGGCGACTGGCTGCGCGACGCGTTGAATCCGCGCCTGCGCTGAAGAGAAAAAGGACAACGCCACCATGACGCTGCTCCAGGTCCAAGACCTCGTCGTCGAGTTTCCGCACCGCCGCGGCACGCTGCGCGCAATCGACCGCATTTCGTTCGACATCGCGCCCGGGGAAATCCTCGGCGTTGTGGGCGAATCGGGCGCGGGCAAATCGCTCACGGGCGCGGCCATCATCGGCCTGCTCGAACCGCCGGGCCGCGTGGCCGGCGGGCAGATCCTGCTGGAGGGGGAGCGCATCGACAACCTGAGTTTCGATGCGATGCGCCCCATCCGCGGCCGCAAGATCGGCGCGATTTTTCAAGACCCGCTGACGTCGCTGAACCCGCTCTACACCGTGGGCCGGCAACTCATCGAGACCATCCGCGCGCATTTGCCCGTGACCGAATCCGAAGCCCGCAAGCGCGCCATCGGCCTCTTGCAGGACACCGGCATTCCCGCGGCCGAACAGCGCATCGACCACTTCCCGCACCAGTTCTCGGGCGGCATGCGCCAGCGCGTGGTGATCGCGCTCGCGCTCGCGGCCGAGCCCAAGCTCATCGTGGCCGACGAGCCGACCACTGCGCTGGACGTGTCGATCCAGGCGCAGATCATTCAGTTGCTCAAGCGCATCTGCAAGGACCGCGGCGCGGCCGTGATGCTCATCACGCACGACATGGGCGTGATCGCCGAGACCTGCGACCGCGTGGCCGTGATGTATGCGGGCCGCATCGCCGAGATCGGCCCAGTGCACGAAGTGATTCATCAACCCGCGCATCCCTACACCTCGGGCCTGATGGCGTCGATTCCCGACATGGCGAGCGACCGTGAACGGCTCAACCAGATCGACGGCGCGATGCCGCGGCTCAACGCCATTCCGAACGGCTGTGCCTACAACCCGCGCTGCCCGCGCACCTTTGCGCGCTGCCTGACCGAGCGGCCCGAGTTGCTGCACGCGGGCGCCACGCGCGCCGCATGCTGGCTGCACGATGCGGCCGATCCGCATGCGGGCCAGGCCGAGATCGCGGCGAAGCACCACGACGCGCTCGCGGCCGGCGAACGCGCCACGCCCGAGGCGGCCGAACCCATCGTGGAGGTGACGCGATGAGCGCCGTGATCGAACCCCGCAAGGACCCTGCAACCGGCGAGCCGCTCGTGGTCGCGCACGACCTCGCGCGCACCTTCGACGTCTCGCCGCCCTGGCTCAACCGCGTGCTCGAACGCAAGCCGCGCGTGCTGCTGCATGCGGTGGACGGCGTGAGCTTCTCCATCGAGCGCGGCAAGACGCTTGCGCTGGTGGGCGAATCGGGCTGCGGCAAGAGCACCGTCGCGCGCCTCCTGGTCGGCCTCTATGCGCCCACGCGCGGCGGCCTGCAGTTCGACGGGCAGGACGCGCATGCCGCGTTCAAGACGCCCGAAGGCCGCAAGTTGCGCCGCCGCATCCAGATGATCTTTCAGGACCCCTACGCGAGCCTGAACCCGCGCTGGATCGTGGAAGACATCATCGGCGAGCCGCTGCGCGAGCACGGCATCCTCCGCGGCAAGGCCGAGCTGCGCGAGCGCGTGGGCGAGTTGCTCAAGTCGGTCGGCCTCTCGCCGCTGGACATGAGCAAGTACCCGCACCAGTTCTCGGGCGGCCAGCGCCAGCGCATCTCGATTGCCCGCGCGCTCGCTACGCAGCCCGAGTTCCTGGTGTGCGACGAGCCCACCTCCGCGCTCGACGTGAGCGTGCAGGCGCAGGTGCTCAACATCATGAAGGACCTGCAGCGCGAGCAGGGCCTGACGTATCTCTTCATCTCGCACAACCTCGCGGTGGTGCGCCATGTGGCGGACCAGGTCGGCGTGATGTACCTGGGCCGGCTGGTCGAGGTGGCGGACAAGCAGAAGCTCTTCGCCGAGCCGCAGCATCCATACACCCGCATGCTGCTCGATGCGATCCCGCAGATGAAGCACACGGGGCGCCAGCGCACGCCGGTGCAGGGCGAGGTGCCGAATCCGCTGAACCCGCCAACGGGCTGTGCGTTTCATCCGCGCTGCCCGCATGCGAATGCGCGCTGCTCGGCGGAGCGGCCGAAGCTGCTGGGCATCAAGGGGGTGCAGGTGGCGTGCCATGCGGTGGAGGAAGGCCGGCTGTGACGGTCGGCCATCCGGTCGAATGGCCGGAGGGCTTTCCTTACCGGCCGCACCTGCGCTTCTGTTCGCTCGGCAACGAGAACGTGGCCGAGGTGATGGAGAGCTTTCGCATCGCCTGCGAGCGGCTGGGCTGCACCACCTCTGTCGAGGCCACGCCGAGCGTCGACAACGCCGACATCAATCTCTTCTTCTTCGCGATGGGCCTGGGCCTGCCGTCCAACGAGGACTTGCCGCCCAACGCCATCGTCGTCAATTTCGAGCCGGCGTTGCCCGAGTTGCTGGCGGAAATGCCTGGCTATCGCCGCCTGCTGCAGCGGGCCTGGGTGTGGGAGTACAGCCTCGAGAACCTGATGCATCACCAGACGCTGGGCATCTTGAGGTCCGACTACGTGCCGCTGACTTTCGAGCCGCAGGCGACACCCGTGCTGCCCGAGGACCAGGTGCTGCCCGACGAAGCGCAGGACATCGACGTCATCTTCTTCGGCGAGACCATGCCGCGGCGCCTTGAGGTGCTGCGCGCGTTGGAAGCCTCCGGGCTGCGCGTGGCCTATCCCATCGGAACGGCCTGGACGCCCGCGCAGCGCGATGCGCTGCTGCCGCGCGCCAAGGTCGGCCTGAACATGCGCAAGGCCGACCGCACCGCCACGGCGGAAGTGCCGCGCCTGTCCATTCTTCTGCGCAACCGCAAGGCGGTGGTGTCCGAGCTGTATCCCCATTCGGAGATACCTGCGGCACTGCGCGATGCGGTCGAATGCTGCCCGAAAGACGAACTCGTGGAGCGGGTGCGCGCCCTGGTGGCCGATGCCCCGCGGCGGCGCGCGCTCGAACAAGCCGGGCCCTTGGCGCTGATGCGCCTGCCGCCCCAGCGGGACGTGCTGGCCGGGGCGCTGCGCCGCTATCTCGCCGCTACCTCTCAGCGCCTGATCGGCAATCAGGCCGTGGTGGCCGACTCCGGGGCCGCCGTGTCGGTGCTGATGGTCACGCGGAACGACGAAGCCGATGTGGTCGAGGCACTCGCCTCGATGGCGGCCCAGACGCTGACCCCGCATCGGATCATCGTGGTGGACGACGCATCGACCGACGGCACGGTGGCGCTGATCCGCGACCGGATGCGGGTCGATCCGCGTCTTTCCGGGCTGTTGCTGCTCCAGGCTTCCACGCCGATGGGTTGGGCGGCTGCGGCGCAATGGGGGCTCTCGCAGGCAGAAGGCGACGCGCTGGCGCTGTGGTCGCCGGCCACGCCGAGCGAGCCGAACCGCCTGCGGGTGCAATCCGCTTTCCTGCAGGCGTCGCCGGCCGTCGGCGCGGTTGGCGCCCGCAGCACGTCCGGGCCTCTGCCGGAGATGCATGCGCAGATCCTGGCCGGGATGCTGATCCACCTGCCGTCCGACCAGCAGCCCATGGCGATGGGCAGCCTGATGCTGGCATTGCCCCGCATCCGGCAGCGCGGCTTCGGATTCGACGCCACGCTCGGCGAGTTCGCGTGGATGGGGCTGCTGCTGGAACTGGTGCGCGATGGTGCCTTGCTGGCCAACCTGAATGTGGAGTTGATCGGCGGTCCGAAGACGCGGGAACGATCCGAACCGACGGCCGCGCAGGTGATCGCCCTGGCCCATGTGCGCGAGCGCTTGCTGCCTCTGGTTTTTCCGGCTTTGCCGTCGAGCGATGCACAGCGGCTCGCGCGGCTTTATGGGCAGGAATGGGCGCCCGACGCATCGGATGCCACCGCCTTGTTGCGTGACATGGCCACCGCCTGCGAAGGCCGCCGCGACCCGCTCGTCGCCACCGTGCTGCGCGGCGAATGCCTGCGGGTGCTCGATGTGTACGCACAGAACGCTCGCCTGGCACCGGGCTACGTCAGCGGGCTGATGGCGGAGCCCCTGCTGCGCGACTTCCTGGCCCCGCTGGGTGAGCGCATCTACAGCTTCGAGCCGCACGGCACTTCATGACTTGAACGTGCGTGTGCCTAAACGCACAGCCAGGATGTCGCAGCCGCTGCAAAGTGCCGCGGCAGACTTCGAAGAGACCATGACAAGCAAGACGATCTTCTCCCTACAGTCCCAGCCGATGACATCCGTTCCTGCGCCCGGGCGCCGTGGCTTTCTCATGGGATCGGCGGTGGGCGCGACGGCTGCGCTGGCATCTCTCGCGGGCCTGTCGCAGGCGGCCGCCGCTCTGCCTTCACGGCGGATGCCCGTCATCTTCATCGGCCATGGCACGCCCATGAATGCCATCGCCGACAACGCTTTCACGCGCCGCCTCTCCGCATGGGGCAAAGAGCTGCCGCCGCCAACGGCCATCCTGAGTGTTTCGGCGCACTGGCTGAGCCGCGGCGCCACGGGCGTCGGGGTGCAGGCGAGGCCGAAGACGATCCACGATTTCGGCGGTTTCCCGCAGGCCTTGTTCGATGTCGACTACCCCGCGCCCGGCCATCCGGCACTGGCGCGCGAAACAGTCGGAGTGGTGAAGCAGTCGCCGGTGATCGCCACCGACCAATGGGGGCTCGACCATGGCACCTGGTCGGTGCTCAAGCACCTCTACCCGAAGGCTGACGTTCCCGTCTTCCAGCTCAGCATCGACTACGACAAGCCGGCCGCCTTCCACTACGCGGTGGGCCGAGACCTCGCGGCGCTTCGTGACAAGGGCGTGCTCGTGATGGGCAGCGGCAACGTAGTGCACAACCTGCGCGCCACGGACCGCGGAACGGTCGATGGGCCGAAGGCGAGCCGCCCGTGGGCGCAGTCCTTCGACGACGCGGTGAAGTCGGCGCTTGCGGGTCGCGACGACCGCGCGCTGATCGGCTATGAAAAGCTGGAAGGCGCATCCACCGCGGTGGCCACGCCCGATCACTACTTCCCGTTCCTCTACGCCCTCGGCGCCGCCGGCACTGGCGAGCGCGCGAAGACTGTCTACGAGGGATTCCAGTCGGGCACGCTAAGCATGCGCTGCGTGCAGTTCGGCTGAAGGCTTACTGCTCTTCGCCCCACGAAAAACCATCGCGCGCAATCATCGCGCTCGATGCGCTCGGACCCCAGGTGCCGGCTGCGTAGGGACGCGGGCCGCCGTCCGATGCCCAGCTGTCGATCAGCGGCTCGACCCAGCGCCATGCCTCTTCCTGCTCGTCGCTGCGCACGAACAGGTTGAGGCGCCCGTCGATCACGTCGAGCAGCAGGCGCTCGTAGGCGCCCACGCGTTCGGCGCCGAAGCGCTTGTCGAAGTCCAGGTCCAGCTGCACCGGCGCCAGCTGCGCGGCGGCGCTCTGGTTGCCGTTGCGCTGCCGGTTGTCCTGTGCCTGCGCGAGCATGTGCAGCTCCAGGCCGTCCTTGGGCTGCAAGTTGATCACGAGCTTGTTGACGTTGCCCGCGGGCGCGCGATAAATCGCATGCGGCGTTGGACGGAAGTTCACCTCGATGCGTGCATCGCGCGAGGCCAGGCGCTTGCCGGTGCGGATGTAGAACGGCACGCCGGCCCAGCGCCAGTTGGCGATTTCGGTGCGCAGCGCGACGAAGGTCTCGGTGCGGCTTTCGGGGTCGACACCGGGCTCGTCGCGGTAGCCCTGCACCCGCTCGCCGTAGGCCGTGCCCGAGGTGTACTGGCCACGGATCGCATGCAGGCTCAGGCTCTCGGGCGTCCAGGGCTTGAGGGCACGCAGCACCTTGAGTTTTTCGTCGCGGATCGCGTCGGCGTGCGAGTTGATCGGCGGCTCCATGCCGATCGCGCAC
This region includes:
- a CDS encoding ABC transporter ATP-binding protein; this translates as MSAVIEPRKDPATGEPLVVAHDLARTFDVSPPWLNRVLERKPRVLLHAVDGVSFSIERGKTLALVGESGCGKSTVARLLVGLYAPTRGGLQFDGQDAHAAFKTPEGRKLRRRIQMIFQDPYASLNPRWIVEDIIGEPLREHGILRGKAELRERVGELLKSVGLSPLDMSKYPHQFSGGQRQRISIARALATQPEFLVCDEPTSALDVSVQAQVLNIMKDLQREQGLTYLFISHNLAVVRHVADQVGVMYLGRLVEVADKQKLFAEPQHPYTRMLLDAIPQMKHTGRQRTPVQGEVPNPLNPPTGCAFHPRCPHANARCSAERPKLLGIKGVQVACHAVEEGRL
- the ygiD gene encoding 4,5-DOPA dioxygenase extradiol; amino-acid sequence: MTSVPAPGRRGFLMGSAVGATAALASLAGLSQAAAALPSRRMPVIFIGHGTPMNAIADNAFTRRLSAWGKELPPPTAILSVSAHWLSRGATGVGVQARPKTIHDFGGFPQALFDVDYPAPGHPALARETVGVVKQSPVIATDQWGLDHGTWSVLKHLYPKADVPVFQLSIDYDKPAAFHYAVGRDLAALRDKGVLVMGSGNVVHNLRATDRGTVDGPKASRPWAQSFDDAVKSALAGRDDRALIGYEKLEGASTAVATPDHYFPFLYALGAAGTGERAKTVYEGFQSGTLSMRCVQFG
- a CDS encoding M20 aminoacylase family protein, with the protein product MAAATEAATTTAVPRLKASGRAFANIASFYPELTAFRRDLHAHPELGFEEIYTAGRVREALRACGVDEIHEGIGKTGVVGVIRGKSTASGRMIGLRADMDALPMREDNSFGWRSAHDGLMHGCGHDGHTAMLVGAARYLAETRDFDGTAVLIFQPGEEGFAGARVMIEDGLFDRFPVHAVYAMHNWPAMPAGTVGINRGAMMAAADRITIEIKGKGGHGAHAYQTIDPVVVAAHIITAAQTIVSRSVRPIDAAVVSICAVQAGDLGAMSVIPGEATLVGTVRTFSARVQAQVEQRLTELCTAIAGGFGATATIKYERIYPATINTAPEAMFAADVAESLVGAKNVERSMEPSMGAEDFSFMLQKKAGAYLRIGQDVREGAFLHNSRYDFNDEILPLGAALHAGLIEQGMPLAAIRSTQPGKAAATAAS
- a CDS encoding glycosyltransferase family A protein, with product MTVGHPVEWPEGFPYRPHLRFCSLGNENVAEVMESFRIACERLGCTTSVEATPSVDNADINLFFFAMGLGLPSNEDLPPNAIVVNFEPALPELLAEMPGYRRLLQRAWVWEYSLENLMHHQTLGILRSDYVPLTFEPQATPVLPEDQVLPDEAQDIDVIFFGETMPRRLEVLRALEASGLRVAYPIGTAWTPAQRDALLPRAKVGLNMRKADRTATAEVPRLSILLRNRKAVVSELYPHSEIPAALRDAVECCPKDELVERVRALVADAPRRRALEQAGPLALMRLPPQRDVLAGALRRYLAATSQRLIGNQAVVADSGAAVSVLMVTRNDEADVVEALASMAAQTLTPHRIIVVDDASTDGTVALIRDRMRVDPRLSGLLLLQASTPMGWAAAAQWGLSQAEGDALALWSPATPSEPNRLRVQSAFLQASPAVGAVGARSTSGPLPEMHAQILAGMLIHLPSDQQPMAMGSLMLALPRIRQRGFGFDATLGEFAWMGLLLELVRDGALLANLNVELIGGPKTRERSEPTAAQVIALAHVRERLLPLVFPALPSSDAQRLARLYGQEWAPDASDATALLRDMATACEGRRDPLVATVLRGECLRVLDVYAQNARLAPGYVSGLMAEPLLRDFLAPLGERIYSFEPHGTS
- the zwf gene encoding glucose-6-phosphate dehydrogenase, whose amino-acid sequence is MSFDLVLFGGTGDLAWRKLMPALFQAFRHGSLPQDGRIVGVARDDLSDDQYRELIQSRFSAVEGAKRPSPEEFKKFASMLHYLRMDLSKPDDYAKLADLLKQRDASTVVMYVATAPALFTQVVEQIAAAGLNGPRTRIVLEKPLGHDLASNRAINAAVGKVLEEKQVFRIDHYLGKPSVQNLFAMRFGNALFEPIWRREHIANIQITIAEDLGVEKRGAFYDQTGALRDMVQNHALQLLCAIGMEPPINSHADAIRDEKLKVLRALKPWTPESLSLHAIRGQYTSGTAYGERVQGYRDEPGVDPESRTETFVALRTEIANWRWAGVPFYIRTGKRLASRDARIEVNFRPTPHAIYRAPAGNVNKLVINLQPKDGLELHMLAQAQDNRQRNGNQSAAAQLAPVQLDLDFDKRFGAERVGAYERLLLDVIDGRLNLFVRSDEQEEAWRWVEPLIDSWASDGGPRPYAAGTWGPSASSAMIARDGFSWGEEQ
- a CDS encoding ABC transporter substrate-binding protein, with protein sequence MSFKKKAAAVAVLCALGAVSLVASAQTIRIANQGDALSLDPHSLNESLQLSVTANVYETLVGRNKDLSLAPLLATSWKQTSPNVWRFELRKGVVFHDGTPFTADDVVFSFARAQGDGSDMRATLSDIKAVRKVGDLAVEIETNGPFPILPDVISLTMIMSKKWCEENQATKPVDRRKGIENTASFKANGTGPFRVRERQPNVRTVFTRNGTYWGKIDGNAQEIVFTPIANPATRVAALVSGEVDVMEPVPVQDIARINAAPNARVITGPEMRTIFLGMDQKRDELLYSNIKGKNPFKDKRVRQAFYQAIDIVGIQRTVMRGASKPTGLLVGPGINGWTAEQDKRLPFDVEAAKKLMAEAGYASGFEVTMNCPNDRYVNDGQICQSVAANLAKINVKINLAAETKGTYFPKILRRDTSFYMLGWTPTTYDSHNALSSLTACPDDKGTGQFNLGAYCNPKLDELTKKIQSESDKAKRNELIKEAFKLHADDIGTLPLHQQSLAWGVSKKVELVQLADNFMYFKWMSVKP
- a CDS encoding ABC transporter permease → MKKTLARWLDSDVGYSFRTSPVAMAAALIAVVCLFCAAFAGWVSPHNPFDLATLELGDARLPPAWSAEGSSKYLLGTDDQGRDILSAVIYGARISMIVGIVSVVLSVVVGVVFGLLAGFLGGWLDSFLMRVCDVMLSFPPILVALLIAGVGRALFPGAHESLAFGVLIISISLTGWVQYARTVRGSTLVERNKEYVQAARVTGVAPIRIMLRHVLPNVMGPVMVLATIQVATAIITEATLSFLGVGVPPTSPSLGTLISIGNQYLFSGEWWITVFPGLMLVLIALSVNLLGDWLRDALNPRLR
- a CDS encoding ABC transporter ATP-binding protein; this encodes MTLLQVQDLVVEFPHRRGTLRAIDRISFDIAPGEILGVVGESGAGKSLTGAAIIGLLEPPGRVAGGQILLEGERIDNLSFDAMRPIRGRKIGAIFQDPLTSLNPLYTVGRQLIETIRAHLPVTESEARKRAIGLLQDTGIPAAEQRIDHFPHQFSGGMRQRVVIALALAAEPKLIVADEPTTALDVSIQAQIIQLLKRICKDRGAAVMLITHDMGVIAETCDRVAVMYAGRIAEIGPVHEVIHQPAHPYTSGLMASIPDMASDRERLNQIDGAMPRLNAIPNGCAYNPRCPRTFARCLTERPELLHAGATRAACWLHDAADPHAGQAEIAAKHHDALAAGERATPEAAEPIVEVTR